From Gossypium raimondii isolate GPD5lz chromosome 11, ASM2569854v1, whole genome shotgun sequence:
cacaaattccttcatgaacCTCTTCAAGTATCTTTCTAGCTTCAACAGCGTCCACGCACCTCAGGAGCACttgatcttttcctcttttgtatGGAATATCCCCGTCAAGAACAAATCCAATCGCCATTCTTTTGTCATTCTCCAAGATGTCATGGAACCATGGTCGTCCATCTGACTCCTCCTCAATACTAAAGTAGTGTGCGGGTGTCTCATATATACTCATTTGGATGGGCATTATCTCAGTTTCTCTGTTTGCCTTGAACATCGAAGCCAAGGTGGCTAGGGCATCAGCCAGTTGGTTCTCCTCTCGTGGAAAGTAGTTAAAAGTCACTTTATAGAACTCCTTGATCAGCTCTGCAACGAGATCATgatatttgactaattttgGATCTCTCACTTCCCAATCTCCACGAATTTGATAAATGACTAATCTTTGAGTCCCCGTacctctaaaattttgatttttctcttgaTAGCTGCACGAAGTCCCATGATGCAAGCCTCATATTCCGCTATATTATTTGTACAGAAGAAATTCAATCTAGCAGTAAGCGGGTAATGGTCCCCTTCAGGTGACACTAAGACTGCTCCTATCCCATCCCCCAATGCATTTGATGCACCATCAAAGCTCATCTTCCATGACTTTCCTTTTGATGACTCGCCATCTTTTTCTGAAATgcacatcaaatcttcatctgGGAACTCAAATCTCAAAGGCTCGTATTCCTCCATTGCTCGACTTGCCAAGAAGTCAGCTATTGCGCTTCCTTTTATCGACTTTTGGCTCACATATACAATGTCATACTCAGTCAATAGGATCTGCCATCTGGCCATTCTCCCTGAGAGTGCAGgtgactccatcatgtactttattgggtccagttttaaaattaaccatGTCGTATGATACAGCATGTATTGCCTGAGCCTTCGAAATGTCCAAATCAATGCACAACAAAACTTCTCAATTGAAGGGTACTTTGCCTCATATTCTGTGAACTTCTTGCTGAGGTAGTAAATTGCCTTCTCTCTTTTCCCCGACTCATCATGTTGTCCCAGTACGCAACCCATTGAGTTTTCAAACACGGTCAGGTACAATATTAAGGGTTTTCCAGGGGTCGGCGGTATTAGCACAGGAGGATTAGATAGATACTGTTTTATCTTGTCGAAGGCCACTTGGCACTCCTCGTTCAATTCTCCCGGATTACGTTTTCGAAGGAGTCGAAAAATTGGGTCACACTGATTGGTAAGTTGAGCaatgaatcgagcaatgtaatttaattttcctaaaaaaccTCTGACTTCCTTTTGTGTACGCGGGGGAGGCAATTCTTGTATAGCTTTTATCTTATCTGGATCAACCTCGATACCTCTTTCACTTACAATGAAACCTAGCAGTTTTCCTGAGGTAGCCCCAAATGTACATTTGGCCGGGTTAAGCTTCAACtggaactttcttaatctttcAAACAGCTTCCTAAGACTCCCAACATGCTCTCTTTCTTCCcgagatttggcaatcatatcatcgacataaacttctatttctttgtgcatcatatcatggaataacgtcaccatggctctctgatatgttgcctcagcattctttaatccgaacGGCATTACCTTGTAGCAGAAGGTTCCCCACATtgttatgaatgtagttttctccaTGTCTTTGGGagccatctttatctgattatatcctgagaaaccatccatgaaagaaaacaaagaatgctttgccgtattatccaccaaagtgTCGATGTGCGGTAAAGGAAAGTTATCCTTAGGGCTTGCTTGATTCAGATCACgataatccacgcacattcgcaCCTTGCCATCTTTCTTCGGCACTGGGACTATATTAGCTACCCATTCTGGATACTTTGAGACTTGTAGGAAGCCAGCatcaaattgtttcttgacttcttcttttatctttaacaGCATTTCGGGTCTCATCCTTCTTAATTTCTGCTGAACGGGCTTGCATTCTGGTTTCAGTGGGAGCTTGTGAACCACAATATCCGTGTTCAATCCTGGCATATCCTGAAAAGACCAGGCAAACACATCCTTGTATTCATGGAGCAAGGCGATCAAATCTTGCCTTGTGTTTTCTGAAATGGAAGTCCCAATCTTCACTTCTTGTTTCTCTTCTTCACTCCCCAAGTTCACTACCTCAACAGATTCTTGATggggtaggatttgtttctcttcttgttccACCATTCTCAGTAAGTCAGGAGACGAGACACAATCTTCAACATTTTCGCCAGCTTCGAATTCTCCTAAACAAACAACCTTCTCAAAATTGATTTCAGGATTCATAACGGGATTATTCATGCCATTGATATCTGAACACCTGAAAGGTGAATGGAAAAAGGCTATAGAAGAGTATTGAGGTATTGTAATCAACACACAATGATATGAGATGATATGAGACATATGCCAGAAGAAGATATGAACAGAAGGAGTAGTCGCAAAGTTAATGCAAAGAATATgacaatataaaacaaaatgcatcttcattaatgttcattgaaatgataaagagcaAACATAAGCTCTTACAAAAGGAACCCTACTATTTAAGGACACACAAAATGAAGGGTTAACATTGAGTATTACTCTGAAGGGGACTTAAAAACTACAAGGAGGTCCTCAGCAGTCCAGTTGTTCAAAACATATCCTGGAGGACAAGGGCGTATCATTGAAGCATTCTTAATTTCATCACTCTCATTGTCAATAGCATTTAGGCTGATATTCTGAAGACCCATTTCAATCAATAATGTGACTTGCGGATTGTCCTGCCCTGGGTACATCACTCCTGCTGATGTAAATGTCCTTGACAAAGGAGGATACGCCAACGGCTCCCATTCCAAATCCTGGCCTGAAGCTCTTGCGATTCTTTTTTCTCGATCTTTctgcaatttttttcttctttgatgtATATCTGGCTTAGACCCCAAACCGTATCGACCCTTGTGGTGTGTTGGTTTCAAAGCTCTAACCATCCCTTGTTGATATTTTCCCAAACCTTTCCTCGCCCGAGCTCTTTTTCCCACAGTCAGCTTAATTCCCATCTTGGTATTCCTTGACAGTTTGGGAATGGGGATCTTATTCCCTTCAGCAACAAATGCCGCATTAATAAATTCCAAGGAGCGAAAAGAACATTCTATAGCATCTTCGCTTACTTCGATGTAGGGTGTATCAGCAGAGATCGATGCAACGATGTCTTCTTCACCATCAATAATAATCAAGCGGCTATCCATGATGAACTTTTCTTTTTGATGGAGAGACGATGGAACCGCCCCAGCAGACTGGATCCAAGGTCTTCCTAAGAGGCAATTGTATGAAGGCGTGATGTCCATGACCTGGAACTCGATATCATATACACATAGCCCCACTTTTAAAGGAATTTCGATCTTTCCCATGACTTCTCACTGTGtcccatcaaatgcccttactacAGAATGACAAGGCCTCAGATAGGACATATCAACCGGCATCCTAGAAAGCGTGGTCAAAGGCATAACATTGAGTGCAGATCCATTGTCGATGAGCACATTTGGTAATATGTAACCTTTGTAATTGGTTGTGATGTACAATGCTTTTACGGAGCCCCTACCATTTGGTGGTATTTCGTCATCactaaaagagatgaaattatCTGCATTCAGATTGTTTGCCCACCTATCAAGTTTTTCCACAGATACATTGTTCACCACATAAGCTTGATTTAACACTTTTAGCAAGGCATTTCGATGTGGCACCGAGTTTAACAATAGAGACAGTACCGAGATTCGAGCTGGCTGCTTGTTTAATTGTTCTACAATGCTATATTCACTGTGCTTGATAAACTTTAAGAACTCATGTGCTTCCTCCTCATTCACAGCCTTTTTAACTTCTTGCCCAAGTTGTGTTTCAACATCATCCTCAACCTCATACATTGGTGCTTTTCCTTTTTGGCTCGGGCCAGCAACCTTCTTCTTTGATTCAACTGTCTCGGGAGAATAACACCTTCCGCTGCGAGTAAAATGTCCTACTCCGCTAACATCTTCATTCATCACTTTTGACTTTTCACCTTCAGGCACAACGATATTGACATCGTACTTCCACGGCACTGCCTTGTTGTCCTTGTAAGAGAAAGGAGCAGGTACTTCGATTATCAAACTTGGTTTCACTTCTCGACTAACCTCTTCCTTCTTCACCTCGTAATAAATCACCAAAGGTCTGTCGACGCTATAAGGGAGAACCATCGATTGATTATCAGAGGCACATATTTCTCCTTCTTCGGCCCTTTCCACACTATCAAGGACCTTGatctctttgttatccatcatgtCCTGAAGTAATTTTCTAAATTCCTTGCAAGATTGGATATCATGCCCTTCGATGCCATGAAAATCACAGGAACTCTGATCTTTTTTACTTTCCTCCTTGAGAATCCTACTAGGCGGGCAGAGCAAGCCATTTTCAATCATCATCTCCCACACCTTCCGCAAAGGTGTCCTTACTTCGGCAACATGAACTTTGGCTCGCCAATTGTCTTCATTTGTCACCGCATTTACATTGCCACTAGTATGGTTAGGAAGAGGATTTCCCGTCACATTGCTAACACCATCGAATCGCAGAACACCAGCATCGATGAGACCTTGAACCCTCCTTTTAAAGGCAAGGTAGTTTTCTGTAGAATGCCCTTGATTTCCAGCGTGATACATGCAATTAGCGTTAGGATCATACCACTTCGAAAATGGAGGCTTCAGGGGTGCCATGTAATGCGGggaaattaattgtttttccaACAGCTTTGGGTATAACTCTCCATATGATACAGGAATTGGAGTAAACTGAGGTCTTTCAGGATTGGGTCTTGCTGGTCTTTGTTCATTTTTGGGTTGGCTTTGTGCAGGCATGGTGTTTGGCGGGAACACGGTGAATGGCCTTTGGTTATTCACAGCATAAACAGGGTAAGACGGAGGTGCCTGGTAGTAAGGACCTTGAGGAGGAAAGTAGAAGTTTGAAGGTGGGCGTAATGAGGTCGTGATTGGTAGTCTGAAATGGGAGTCAAATGGCTCTCGGTTCCAACCATATGGGCCTCTGCCTCATTTTTCTTTACAGGTACCGCCCTCTTCGAACTCTCGGGGCTTTCCATTCTCTCACTCTTGACGGCGTTTTCGATAAGTTCCCCAGATATTACAATATCCGCAAAGTCCTTTGTGGCGCTTCCTACCAATTTATCGTAAAATGGCGCTTTGAGAGTATTAATGAAGAGGACTGTTATCTCTGTCTTAGTTAACGGAGGCTCTACCTGAGCCGAGAtatccctccatctttgtgcatATTGCCGAAAAGTCTCTGTCGGCTTCTTTTCCATCATTTGTAAAGTTAGTCGATCAGGCACCATATCCGATACATGCCTATATTGCTCACAGAATGCTGAAGCCAAATCCTTCCATGATCAGATTCTCTCTCTACTGAGTTGATTATACCATCGAAGGGCTGAGCCAACCAAACTATCTTGAAAGCAATGCACCAACAATTTATTATCGTTTACATAACCAGTCATCTTTCGGCAAAACATGATCAGATGCGCCTTTGGACATCTTGTTCCGTCATACTTCTCAAAATCAGGTGCCTTAATTTTTGGGGGTAGGACCAAATCAGGTACCAAACTGAGCTCTTTGGCACTCAAAGCGAGAAAACTTCAGCCTTCTCGCTTTGATCCTCTCTTCCGGATCCTATACTTATCTGGCGTTATTGTCATCAATTCTCGGCCTTGCTACTTCTACAGATCATCTAGGTGCGGAACAATTGGATCTCAAGGATTAGCCCTGTGGTTCGATACAAACATTCCTTGTCCTAAATGAGCAGATGGAGCAGGATGTTGTTCCAGGCCTGTAGGTTCCCTTTGGGGGTATCCTCTTCGCATTGCGTGGACATGAGGTGGAGTAAATCCCGGGAGATAAAGTGGGTCTTGATTAACTCTTGACTGAGGCGGCTCTACGACATCAGGGCTCTGCATAGGTCCCTTTCCTTTGACCAAGGCCGTcatcatttccatcattttggccatttgatCCCTTTGCTCTAGCGATTCCTCTCGAGATCTCACCATCAAATCTCTTGCCTCTTGCTGCGACTTGGCCAGTTGCTCCTGCAACTCTCTTTGGGTTCTTTCCATCCTTTCCATCCTTTCATTGAGTTCGGCATCCATAGTTCTAGCTCTTAAGCGCGTCCTATAGGAGTGACGTGATTCCAGACTCGTAGTGTGGTAGCTGTGGATTAGATGGTTTTAACCTTAGCGAATGATTAGGGAGATATGAGCAtgtaatgaatgaatgaataaataattaatgaatgTTAATCATgcgtaaatatgcaaaaataggTGTTGATTCAAAAATGGCCCCATACTTGGGCGTTTCATTTATGAAAAGAGTCCATTACAAAAAGTTTTGCCATATTAGTTTTACAGTTACACAAACTTCTTAGCCACATCGCCTTGCTTCTTTATACGTTCCAGGAACTCCGATATGCTTGATCTTTGGCTTGGAGGGTATTGGCAACTGAGAACTTCCGCTTCATCTGACAAATGTACTACATGCGCAATTACCTACAATTTCATTGATCAAGCTGCCGATATGCATATCCTTTTCTTGGAGGGCTCTTTCATAGGCGCGAACATCTCTGTCATGCTGACCATTCTTCTCTTCTTAAGCTCTCAAGAGGTCATCCAAATGTTGCTGATGAGCTTGCAGTGTACTTTCTAgactttgaatttttccttttagctCTTGATGCTCAGACTGACTAGCCGTTAGTTCTGTAGTCACAGTTTCGTATTCAACGTTCTTCTTCCTCAACTCTATCATAGTACGTGcagctttttcttcttctttcttcaccTTGGCTTTCCAGAATTCCATCCCACCTTTGATATTGCTTAATTCCTCCTTCCATTCTGCTGATGCTTTGCCCAATCCACTATTTCTTATAGTGCCCCTTAATTTCTTGTTTTCCAAATGAAGGTCCCTTAAATCCTTTCTCGTAACTTCAACCTCTTTTTGGACTTTTTCGGTTCTGGATGTTTCAATTTCGACATCAATCTTCAGCTGGTAGTTCTCCTCCTGGAGAGAACTAATATCTCGCAACAGTTTGGCTTTTTCACGTTCAAATTCATGTTTTGCAATTTCTAGCTCGGATGGAATTTTCTCTAAGAACGGATTCTTGCAAGCTTCATCAATCGATGGGGTTACTTGACTCTTCACTCGTCATTGCCTCCATAGGTCATAGTCTACAGTGATAGTATCAGCATAGAGAGCTAATTCCATTAGGTAGATTTACCTCCAAGAATTCACAGTATCTCAAACCTTTTTCATGTAACCCTCACCCATAAAGGCAAACTCCGATTGTGCCAATCCATCAGAATCGCTGTACAAACCGTCATGGGTTTAATTGTCTTTGAACCAACAATGGAGCATATCCAACTCCTCCCCATAATCCTAGTAAAGGCATCCAGTCTTGGTTTCCACACTTGTATAATAAGACAGAGGGACGAATCCAAGGTGCTCTCCAAGTTATATCTTCGACACGGAGGTTCTGAAAAACCGAGACCCAATGTTTTTCAGTGACATCCTTCGGCCAATCTTTTTCAAGGTGTGCTTCCAACGCGGCGAATGTCTTTGAAATCATGTGGAAAGGCGTGCGCTCCACCTTCCAAAAATGGCTAAAGATCCAAACATTCAGTAACTGAGCGCATCCGATAAAACGTCCTTCCCCTTTTCTCCTACAAGCATTTAGAGATCTAAAAGTCTCAGCCAAGATGGTTGGGACCGGGTTGACTCTTTGCCACAACTTTTCGAAGAAATCCACAACCGCAACTTCAATATGCCCAAGAACCTTCGGGAAGACGACCAGTCCGTAAACGGCCAAGGCAAATAAATCCACTCTTTTTGACACATCTGGATGATTCTGAACTAACTCCCACAGAGAAAACCATGGGACACAACtgacttcattctttttctttatttgtttttcagcCCATGTATCAGTCATCCCCGTCAACTTCATTAGCTTTTTCTTGAAGGTCATTGGTTTAGGCTCCTTCACATATATCTTGTTGAGTTGCACATTATCGATGCGAAGCAAAGCGGCATACTCTTCTATGGTCGGAGTCATATCTTcctgattgaaagtgaaacatTGATAGGCTGGGTCCCAGAATCGAACCATGGCTTGGATCAACTGCTCGTTCACATCGATTGCTATCAAGTGAGCTATATCCCCATACTTTTCAGTGAATATGCTTCTAGTATCTGAGTCCCACTGCTTCCAAATCCTAGTCAAGTCTTCGAGATCATTCTGACGAGCATTCAAAGTCACACGCTCAGGAAGATCAGAGGTGTATCCTTCTTTCAAACTGTCCCCTTTCACTTTTTGAGTTCTCAAAGACCAATCTCGGACTACAGCATTTTTCTCGGTTACTCGTGTAATTGACTCCTCCATCAGAAACCCGTTTTTGGCAACCAATATTTAACCAACACCTTCCTAATGAGATGTCTACGatgcatgatgaaaaataagatgaaaaacaaataaCCTTGGTTAAAGATCACAACAGATGTAAacagaagaaagaagaaaaaataaatactatggAAAATTTAACGAATTAAGCTATTCAATCATGCGATTTGGAGGAACAGAcccacattttctttttttgcccCAGCATGCTTTACAAAAACCTACCCCACATACTATCAGACAATCTACCCgacccaatttattaaataaactcaattcatttgcaaataagtgtaaatgtgaaagaaataaaaggtaagaGGCGTTTCTCCTGTGTACTTATTTTGGTGACTATTCAACGGACAGAGGTTCGGCATGGCTCTAATTGGATGGCTCGTACGGTTCACTACATGTGGTTCTGGTTCTAGAAAGGTACTCGAATTGTCCATACTGTCACCTACTAAGGTAAGTACGGAGCCTCGGTTATCGCCCGTCATGGGCTTGCGAGTTCAATTCGagggattacatttacttatgcctatgcggagggacgagttaactcacgaaagcaTAAGTCATATGTAACCCGGAAGTATTTCACTAGCCTGtgcggagggacgagttaactcacgaaggcgtagcgtTTACTTCCACTTAAACGGACGGAGCCCGGGTAGAGAGCTCATGTTATGCAAGAATGCAAGTGCACGGTGTGTGGggagaaactcacaaacctttttatttttatttttactaaaaaaaaaactaaaaccatAAAACTTAAAGCTGAAAAAAACGCGAAAATAAAATaggttagaaaaatattaatttcaaaaccaGATGCGGATGCatgatttttcaaaacaaaattcaaggatcacgattaaaaattaaattgaacaagaagttttaaaaattttaacaacacGCGTTTAACACCAAACTCGACTCTCaaaagtccccagcggagtcgccagctgtagcgacctaaaaatttgggGTACGGGCACTACTCgaagtaattattgaaaatttgaaaaacggtgtttcgattttatttgcaaaaggagtcgccaccgatcttttttttttaggtgtgatcggacacctaataaattctctttttagaagaaaaatttatttttaaattttcctaaaaaagaggtaattttaggtccGAGTGAAAATCCgagagaaaattagggttcggaGTCGATTCTGCataggaaggtattagcacctcgcgacgcccaaaattggtatatcgttaaacgcgcgttgtcttaattttcaaaaatacgagttcaatttaatatttgctcgtgatccgattgaaacatgagaatttttttttgacacgaagatttttgaaacaattattttttttgaaaacacgaaaaattcTTAAGAACACGAGAATTTTAGAGACACGAAAATTcttaaaaacacgaaaattttgaaaacacagaagttttgttttaaaacaCGGGAATTtctgaaaacacgaaaattttttaaataccgaaattttgaaaacacgaggatttttgaaaacacgaagatttttaaaaacacggaaatttttgaaaatacaaaaaatttttgaaacatgaaaatttttctgaaaactcgatttttttttaaactcgaaatttttgagcggcaaaattttttttttaaaatgtaccATATTTAACACGAATCGACGATATTCACCCCGACATGGCAATAAAATCGACGAATTAGTGTCAAAcgattcaaattaatatttaatcgtgatcctattaaaacacgagaattttctttaaaaacgaggatttttgaatattttcattttttttaaaaaagggcgtcccgtatttaacacgagcccccgatattcacccaacatagcgatgaattCAACGGCTTGATGCTAAATCGGTTCGTTgccttatgcattaaaatagttttttattttattctaaacatgcaaataaaattatactaatatttctaaaaaacgatttcaaaaatgctgatttaatttaaatgaaacaatatttaaaaaaataaactaaattaaaaagaattaaagaaattacCAAAGCCCAAAGTTGTGggcctttttccctttttctttttttctttttctcttttttttttctttgggcGGTGGGCTGGGCTTTGCCGGACGATCTCTTGGGGTGGCGCTCTTGGGCCTCTCTTTTCTGCATGGGGCACAGGCTTTGGTGGTGGGAGTGGGCTTCTTGGATGAGGCTGGCTATGGCCTGCTTCTATTTTTTTCTGCTTTGATTATTTTTTGGCTGctctttggttttttttgggGCTTCTCTTTGCTACTGTTGGGCCTGCTGGGCTGGTGGGTCGGGCGCGGGTTGGTCGGGCTGGATTCGGGTCGGGTCGGcccgatttaaaaaaaattcttttttctt
This genomic window contains:
- the LOC105800867 gene encoding LOW QUALITY PROTEIN: uncharacterized protein LOC105800867 (The sequence of the model RefSeq protein was modified relative to this genomic sequence to represent the inferred CDS: inserted 1 base in 1 codon; substituted 2 bases at 2 genomic stop codons), giving the protein MDAELNERMERMERTQRELQEQLAKSQQEARDLMVRSREESLEQRDQMAKMMEMMTALVKGKGPMQSPDVVEPPQSRVNQDPLYLPGFTPPHVHAMRRGYPQREPTGLEQHPAPSAHLGQGILVPDLVLPPKIKAPDFEKYDGTRCPKAHLIMFCRKMTGYVNDNKLLVHCFQDSLVGSALRWYNQLSRERIXSWKDLASAFCEQYRHVSDMVPDRLTLQMMEKKPTETFRQYAQRWRDISAQVEPPLTKTEITVLFINTLKAPFYDKLVGSATKDFADIVISGELIENAVKSERMESPESSKRAVPVKKNEAEAHMAPPSYPVYAVNNQRPFTVFPPNTMPAQSQPKNEQRPARPNPERPQFTPIPVSYGELYPKLLEKQLISPHYMAPLKPPFSKWYDPNANCMYHAGNQGHSTENYLAFKRRVQGLIDAGVLRFDGVSNVTGNPLPNHTSGNVNAVTNEDNWRAKVHVAEVRTPLRKVWEMMIENGLLCPPSRILKEESKKDQSSCDFHGIEGHDIQSCKEFRKLLQDMMDNKEIKVLDSVERAEEGEICASDNQSMVLPYSVDRPLVIYYEVKKEEVSREVKPSLIIEVPAPFSYKDNKAVPWKYDVNIVVPEGEKSKVMNEDVSGVGHFTRSGRCYSPETVESKKKVAGPSQKGKAPMYEVEDDVETQLGQEVKKAVNEEEAHEFLKFIKHSEYSIVEQLNKQPARISVLSLLLNSVPHRNALLKVLNQAYVVNNVSVEKLDRWANNLNADNFISFSDDEIPPNGRGSVKALYITTNYKGYILPNVLIDNGSALNVMPLTTLSRMPVDMSYLRPCHSVVRAFDGTQXEVMGKIEIPLKVGLCVYDIEFQVMDITPSYNCLLGRPWIQSAGAVPSSLHQKEKFIMDSRLIIIDGEEDIVASISADTPYIEVSEDAIECSFRSLEFINAAFVAEGNKIPIPKLSRNTKMGIKLTVGKRARARKGLGKYQQGMVRALKPTHHKGRYGLGSKPDIHQRRKKLQKDREKRIARASGQDLEWEPLAYPPLSRTFTSAGVMYPGQDNPQVTLLIEMGLQNISLNAIDNESDEIKNASMIRPCPPGYVLNNWTAEDLLVVFKSPSECSDINGMNNPVMNPEINFEKVVCLGEFEAGENVEDCVSSPDLLRMVEQEEKQILPHQESVEVVNLGSEEEKQEVKIGTSISENTRQDLIALLHEYKDVFAWSFQDMPGLNTDIVVHKLPLKPECKPVQQKLRRMRPEMLLKIKEEVKKQFDAGFLQVSKYPEWVANIVPVPKKDGKVRMCVDYRDLNQASPKDNFPLPHIDTLVDNTAKHSLFSFMDGFSGYNQIKMAPKDMEKTTFITMWGTFCYKVMPFGLKNAEATYQRAMVTLFHDMMHKEIEVYVDDMIAKSREEREHVGSLRKLFERLRKFQLKLNPAKCTFGATSGKLLGFIVSERGIEVDPDKIKAIQELPPPRTQKEVRGFLGKLNYIARFIAQLTNQCDPIFRLLRKRNPGELNEECQVAFDKIKQYLSNPPVLIPPTPGKPLILYLTVFENSMGCVLGQHDESGKREKAIYYLSKKFTEYEAKYPSIEKFCCALIWTFRRLRQYMLYHTTWLILKLDPIKYMMESPALSGRMARWQILLTEYDIVYVSQKSIKGSAIADFLASRAMEEYEPLRFEFPDEDLMCISEKDGESSKGKSWKMSFDGASNALGDGIGAVLVSPEGDHYPLTARLNFFCTNNIAEYEACIMGLRAAIKRKIKILEVXGTQRLVIYQIRGDWEVRDPKLVKYHDLVAELIKEFYKVTFNYFPREENQLADALATLASMFKANRETEIMPIQMSIYETPAHYFSIEEESDGRPWFHDILENDKRMAIGFVLDGDIPYKRGKDQVLLRCVDAVEARKILEEVHEGICGTHASGFTMARQIMRLGYYWLTMERDCIAYARKCHKCQIYGDKIHALRPPFMS
- the LOC128034753 gene encoding uncharacterized protein LOC128034753, with the protein product MEESITRVTEKNAVVRDWSLRTQKVKGDSLKEGYTSDLPERVTLNARQNDLEDLTRIWKQWDSDTRSIFTEKYGDIAHLIAIDVNEQLIQAMVRFWDPAYQCFTFNQEDMTPTIEEYAALLRIDNVQLNKIYVKEPKPMTFKKKLMKLTGMTDTWAEKQIKKKNEVSCVPWFSLWELVQNHPDVSKRVDLFALAVYGLVVFPKVLGHIEVAVVDFFEKLWQRVNPVPTILAETFRSLNACRRKGEGRFIGCAQLLNVWIFSHFWKVERTPFHMISKTFAALEAHLEKDWPKDVTEKHWVSVFQNLRVEDITWRAPWIRPSVLLYKCGNQDWMPLLGLWGGVGYAPLLVQRQLNP